The genomic region GAGCGGTCCGCCGGCTGACCGCTCACCCCGCCGCGCGGTCCGGGCCGCCGGCGCGGTCCGGGCCGCCTGCGCGGTCCGCGCCGCCCGTCGATTGCTGCGGGATCCGCCGCTTCCGGTAGCGGCGCAGCAGCTCGGCCGGCGGGGGATCGGCGACCTCCACCTCCAGCAGTGGCACCACCCGGTAGCCGCGCTCGCCGTGCCGCACCTCGACGGCGTCCGGCAGCTCGTCGCACATGGCCGCGCGGATCTCGCCGTAGCGGGTGCGCCAGCGATGTTCGCCCGGCGCCTCCGGCTCGACGTGCACCCCGCCGAACTCACCCCACCGCGCGTTCCACCGCTGCGCGTAGGCACTCTTCAACCACTGCGTGAGCCGGGCGGAATCGCGCCAGCGGATGGCGAACTCCGCGGCGTCGACCGGGATCGGCGCCCCCTGGAGCAGCGCGGCGGTGCCTCCCGCGATCACGTGGGGCAGGTCGCCGAGCCGGTCGAGCAGCCGGTCCAGATTGAGCATGTCGATCCGGTCGGCGAGCGGCCGGCCGGCTAGGTCGGCCAGCGCGGCGTCCAGGTGCGCGTCGAGCGGTTCGACCGTCACCGTGAGCTGGACGTCCATCGCCGCGAGCAGGCGTTCCAGCAGCGGCAGGCCGGGTGATCCGTCGCCGCGCTCGACCCGGGCCACCATCGCCTGGCTGACGCCGGCCAGATCGGCCAGCGCCTGCTGGCTGAGGTCGCGCGACTCGCGCTGATGCCGGACGGTGTCGCCGAGAAGCTGGACAAGACGGCTCGACATCCCGCCATGGTCGGCCATACCTCCGCGAGCGTTATGCCTCTCCGTCATAAATATGACGCAGAGGCATAAGGGTCGCGAGGTGTGCCACCGACGCCGTGTACCGACGTGGCCGTCGCCCGCCAGCGCGTGGACCCGGGCCAGCCGGCGACGCCGCGAACCGACATCGCCGTCGCCCACCAATGCGTGGACGCGGGCAAGCAAGCGAGGCGCAGGCCAGGGCCCGCTGCCGGGATCGCGGGCGCGGGAAGTGGGGCGTCACCGGGCGTGACGGCGGGGGCGGCTAGGCTGGCATACCGTGCTCGTACTCGTGGTGGACAGCTCGACCCCCGCGGTGACCGCGGCGCTGGTGGAGGTCTCGGCGGCCGGCGTCGCGCTCCGCGCCAACCGGTGCACCGTCGATGCCCGGGCGCACGGCGAACTGCTCGCCCCGGAAGTGGACGCGGTGCTCGCCGACGCGGACGCGCGCCCGACCGACCTTGACGCGATCGTCGCCGGGCTCGGCCCCGGGCCGTTCACCGGGCTGCGGGTCGGCCTGGTCACCGCCGCCACGATGGGCCAGGTGCTCGGCATCCCGACGTACGGCGTCTGCTCGCTGGACGGCATCGGCCACCCGGCGGCTGCCGGCGAGCCGGTGCTCGCGGCGAGCGACGCGCGGCGCAAGGAGATCTACTGGGCGGTCTACGACGGCGCCGGCCAGCGGATCGCCGGGCCGGAGGTGGACACGCCCGCCGTGGCCGCCGCGCGGGCCCGCGACCTCGCGGCCACCGTCGCGGTCGGCGACGGCGCCCACCGGTACGCCGACGTCCTCGACCTGCCGATCCGTGCCGAGCCGCGCTACCCCGACCCGGTCGCGCTGGCCCGCCTGGCCGGCGAGCGGATCCGGGCCGGCGCGCCCGGCGACCGGCTCACCCCGCTCTACCTGCGACGCCCGGACGCGGTGGTGTCGATCGCCCGCAAGCCGGTCCTCCCGTGAGCGCTGTCCGGCTTGACCGGTTCCGGTGGTGGCACATCGACGAGGTGCTGCCGATCGAGGCGGACCTCTTCGGCGCCGAGCAGTGGTCGCCGGCGATGTTCTGGAACGAGCTGGCCAATGGGCACCACTACCGGGTCGCCGTCGACGCGGACGGCTCGGTGCTCGGCTACGCCGGGCTGGCCGGTGCCCCACCGGACGAGGTGTGGGTGCAGAACATCGCGGTCCGCCGCGACGCCCAGCGTAGCGGCGTCGGCCGTGCCCTCCTGGAGGAGCTTCTCGCCGAGGCGACCCGGCGCGGCGCGCGCAGCACCCTGCTGGAGGTCGCCGTGGACAACGCCCCCGCCCAGCGGCTCTACGCGATGTACGGGTTCGAGCCGATCGGCGTACGGCGGGGCTACTACCAACCGAGCAACACGGACGCGCTGGTCATGCAGCGGGACGAGGACTGACCCCATGGCTGACGAACCCCTGATCCTCGGCATCGAGACCTCCTGCGACGAGACCGGGGTCGGCATCGTCCGCGGGCACACCCTGCTCGCCGACGCGCTGGCGTCCAGCGTCGAGGAGCACGCCCGGTTCGGCGGCGTGGTGCCGGAGGTGGCCAGTCGGGCCCACCTGGAGGCGATCGTGCCGACCATGGACCGGGCGCTGAAGGAGGCCGGGGTGACGATCGCGGACGTCGACGCGATCGCCGTCACCTCCGGCCCGGGCCTGGCCGGCGCGCTGCTGGTGGGCGTCGCCGCGGCCAAGGGGTACGCGCTCGCCGCCGAGAAGCCGGTCTACGGGGTGAACCACCTGGCCGCCCACGTCGCGGTGGACACCCTGGAGCACGGCCCGCTGCCCGAGCCGGCGATCGCGCTGCTGGTCTCCGGCGGGCACTCGTCGCTGCTGCTCGTCGACGACCTCGCCCGTGGGGTCACGCCGCTCGGCGCCACCATCGACGACGCGGCCGGGGAGGCGTTCGACAAGGTGGCCCGGCTGCTCGGGCTGCCGTTCCCGGGCGGCCCGCCGATCGACCGCGAGGCCCGGGCCGGCGACGCGGCGAGCATCACCTTCCCGCGCGGGCTCACCGCCGCCAAGGACCTCGCGGCGCACCGGTACGACTTCTCGTTCTCCGGCCTGAAGACCGCCGTGGCCCGCTGGGTGGAGGCCCGGCAGCGGGCCGGCGAGCCGGTGCCGGTCCCGGACGTGGCCGCGTCCTTTCAGGAGGCGGTCTGTGACGTGCTCACCACCAAGGCGCTGGACGCCTGCCGCGCCCACAGCATCGACACGCTGGTGATCGGCGGCGGAGTGGCGGCGAACTCGCGGCTGCGCGCGATGGCCGAGCAGCGGGCGGAGAAGCACGGCATCCGGGTGCGGGTGCCCCGGCCGAAGCTCTGCACGGACAACGGCGCGATGGTCGCCGCCCTCGGCTCGCACCTGGTCGCCGCAGGCGTCGCGCCGAGCCGGCTCAACCTGCCCGCCGACTCGGCCATGCCGCTGACCGTCGTCAGCGTGTGAGGGAGACCCCGTGATCGTCCGCATGTGGGAGGCGCGTGCCGAGTCGTACGGAGTCGCCGACCTGATCACCTGGGTCTGCGACACCGCGCTGCCCGACTTCGAGCACGACCCGCTGCACGTGTCCAGCGAGGTGTACTCGTCCACCGACCACCGGGTGGTGGTCATCTCGAAGTGGCGGAGCAACCCGCGACCGCTGCCCGAACCGCCGGCCATGCTGGTCGCGCGGCCGCCGCACTCGTGGGACTTCACGCAGGTCGATCGCTGATCAACGGCGTGGTGGACGACACGTCCGCGGGGGTCGTAATTGGTTCGCGCGGGCATCTGCCGCCCGCTTAGCGTCGACGGTGATGGGCTTCTCACCGGCCGGCGACCCCGGCGAACCTGACTCCCGGTCGGCGACCCGCTACCTGCTCTGGGTCGCCGGCCGGCAGAAGCTGGTGTTCGGCGCCGGCCTGCTGCTCGGCGTCATCTGGATGGTCGCCCAGGCGCTGATGCCGGCCGCCGTCGGCCGCGCCGTGGACGGGCTCAGCCGCCGGGACGAGGGCGACCTGGTCACCTGGGGTCTGATCCTGCTCGGGCTGGGCGTGCTCCAGGCCGCGGCCGGGATCCTGCGGCACCAGTGCGCGGTGCGGAACTGGCTCGCCGCCGCGTACCGGACGGTGCAGCTCACCGTGCAGACCGCGAACCGGATCGGCGCGGCCCTGCCCCGCCGGGTGGCCACCGGCGAGGTGCTGAGCATCGGCACCTCCGACATCGAGCAGATCGGCCACGCGATCGACATCACCGCCCGGGGCACCGGCGCGCTCGTCGCGATCGTGGTCGTGGCGGTGATCCTGCTGGACGCCTCGGTGCCGCTCGGGCTGGTCGTGGTGCTCGGCGTACCGGTGATGATGGCGGTGGTCGCGCTGCTGATCCGGCCGCTGCACCGGCAGCAGCACGCGTACCGGGACGCCGAGGGGGCGCTGACCACCCGGGCCGGTGACATCGTCTCGGGGCTGCGGGTGCTGCGCGGCGTCGGGGGCGAGCCGGTCCTCTCGGCCCGCTACCGATCGGAGTCGCAGGCGCTGCGCGCGCACGGTGTACGGGTGGCCCGGGTCCAGGCGCTGCTGGAGGCGGCGCAGGTGCTGCTGCCCGGCGCGTTCCTGGTGCTGGTCACCTGGCTCGGCGCCCGGTTCGCGCTGGCCGGCGAGATCAGCCCCGGGCAGTTGGTCGCCTTCTACGGCTACACCGCGTTCCTGGTCAGCCCGCTGCGGCAGCTCACCGAGGCGGTGGACAAGCTGACCCGCGGCCACGTGGCCGCCCGCCGGGTGGTCCGGCTGCTCCAGCTCACCCCCGAGCTGGTCGACCCGCCGCGGCCGGTGACCGTGCCGGACGGGCCGGGCGACCTGGCCGACGTCGAGTCGGGGGTGCGGGTGCCGGCGGGCCGGTTCACCGCGCTGGCCGCCACCGCGCCCGAGGACGCGGCCGCGATCGTCGACCGACTCGGCCGGTACACCGATTCGGACGCGACGCTGCACGGCGTACCGCTGCGGGAGCTGGCGCTGGCGACGGTGCGGGAGCGGATCCTGGTGGCCGACAACGACGCGCGCCTGTTCACCGGCGTACTGCGCGCCGAGTTGGACCCGCATGACACGGCCGACGACGCCGCGCTCGACGCGGCGTTGCGGGCGGCGAGCGCCACGGACATCGTCGAGGCGCTGCCGGACGGGCTGGACAGCCGGGTCGCGGAGCGCGGCCGGGAGTTCTCCGGCGGGCAGCAACAGCGGCTGCGGCTGGCCCGCGCCCTGGTCACGGACCCGGAGGCCCTGTTGCTGGTCGAGCCGACCAGCGCGGTGGACGCGCACACCGAGGCGCGGATCGCCGCGCGGCTGGGAGACACCCGGGCCGGCCGCACCACCCTCGTCTGCACCACGAGCCCGCTGCTGTTGGGGCGGGCCGACCACGTGATCTTCGTGGAGGACGGCAAGGTGGTCGCCGAGGGGCGGCACGCCGACCTGTACGACACCGAGGCGCGTTACCGGGCCACGGTCGGTCGAGGGGAGGACTGATGGCCAGCATGCTGCCGGTCGCCGACGCAGCCCAGGTGCGCCGCTACGCCCGTACGCTGGTCCGCCGGCATCCGCGCGCGCTCGCCGTGGCGCTCGGCCTGCACGCGCTGGCCGCCGCGGCCGGGCTGGTCGCCCCGCGCCTGCTCGGTGACCTGGTCGAGGGCATCTCCCGGGGTACGTCCCAGGTGACCGTGGACCGGATCGCCCTGTTGATCGCCGGGTTCGTGGTGGTGCAGGCGATGCTGGTGCGGTTCGCCATCCTGGCGTCGGCGCGACTG from Micromonospora sp. WMMD812 harbors:
- a CDS encoding helix-turn-helix transcriptional regulator; this encodes MSSRLVQLLGDTVRHQRESRDLSQQALADLAGVSQAMVARVERGDGSPGLPLLERLLAAMDVQLTVTVEPLDAHLDAALADLAGRPLADRIDMLNLDRLLDRLGDLPHVIAGGTAALLQGAPIPVDAAEFAIRWRDSARLTQWLKSAYAQRWNARWGEFGGVHVEPEAPGEHRWRTRYGEIRAAMCDELPDAVEVRHGERGYRVVPLLEVEVADPPPAELLRRYRKRRIPQQSTGGADRAGGPDRAGGPDRAAG
- the tsaB gene encoding tRNA (adenosine(37)-N6)-threonylcarbamoyltransferase complex dimerization subunit type 1 TsaB; amino-acid sequence: MLVLVVDSSTPAVTAALVEVSAAGVALRANRCTVDARAHGELLAPEVDAVLADADARPTDLDAIVAGLGPGPFTGLRVGLVTAATMGQVLGIPTYGVCSLDGIGHPAAAGEPVLAASDARRKEIYWAVYDGAGQRIAGPEVDTPAVAAARARDLAATVAVGDGAHRYADVLDLPIRAEPRYPDPVALARLAGERIRAGAPGDRLTPLYLRRPDAVVSIARKPVLP
- the rimI gene encoding ribosomal protein S18-alanine N-acetyltransferase, translated to MSAVRLDRFRWWHIDEVLPIEADLFGAEQWSPAMFWNELANGHHYRVAVDADGSVLGYAGLAGAPPDEVWVQNIAVRRDAQRSGVGRALLEELLAEATRRGARSTLLEVAVDNAPAQRLYAMYGFEPIGVRRGYYQPSNTDALVMQRDED
- the tsaD gene encoding tRNA (adenosine(37)-N6)-threonylcarbamoyltransferase complex transferase subunit TsaD; the protein is MADEPLILGIETSCDETGVGIVRGHTLLADALASSVEEHARFGGVVPEVASRAHLEAIVPTMDRALKEAGVTIADVDAIAVTSGPGLAGALLVGVAAAKGYALAAEKPVYGVNHLAAHVAVDTLEHGPLPEPAIALLVSGGHSSLLLVDDLARGVTPLGATIDDAAGEAFDKVARLLGLPFPGGPPIDREARAGDAASITFPRGLTAAKDLAAHRYDFSFSGLKTAVARWVEARQRAGEPVPVPDVAASFQEAVCDVLTTKALDACRAHSIDTLVIGGGVAANSRLRAMAEQRAEKHGIRVRVPRPKLCTDNGAMVAALGSHLVAAGVAPSRLNLPADSAMPLTVVSV
- a CDS encoding ABC transporter ATP-binding protein; this translates as MGFSPAGDPGEPDSRSATRYLLWVAGRQKLVFGAGLLLGVIWMVAQALMPAAVGRAVDGLSRRDEGDLVTWGLILLGLGVLQAAAGILRHQCAVRNWLAAAYRTVQLTVQTANRIGAALPRRVATGEVLSIGTSDIEQIGHAIDITARGTGALVAIVVVAVILLDASVPLGLVVVLGVPVMMAVVALLIRPLHRQQHAYRDAEGALTTRAGDIVSGLRVLRGVGGEPVLSARYRSESQALRAHGVRVARVQALLEAAQVLLPGAFLVLVTWLGARFALAGEISPGQLVAFYGYTAFLVSPLRQLTEAVDKLTRGHVAARRVVRLLQLTPELVDPPRPVTVPDGPGDLADVESGVRVPAGRFTALAATAPEDAAAIVDRLGRYTDSDATLHGVPLRELALATVRERILVADNDARLFTGVLRAELDPHDTADDAALDAALRAASATDIVEALPDGLDSRVAERGREFSGGQQQRLRLARALVTDPEALLLVEPTSAVDAHTEARIAARLGDTRAGRTTLVCTTSPLLLGRADHVIFVEDGKVVAEGRHADLYDTEARYRATVGRGED